The sequence below is a genomic window from Bacillota bacterium.
TAGCGCTGAAGCAGATCGACCGAGTCAAGCACTCTGGTGTTATCAGCGCCTTCAATAGGGAGTTCGTGAAAGAGGGCCTCATCGACCGTGCTTTAGGCCGGATGCTGCTCGGCGCAGAAACCTTGAGGCGAGAAGCAGACTACGAAGAGCGGTTTGCTCCCCCTCCTGGGAGAGCCAGCGAGGTTCTTGCACAAGCACAGCGGTTCGTTGACGCCGTGGACAGACTTGTCGCCTCATGGCCAGAGCCGCCCGGCCGGTCCCCATCTTGAAGGGTCAATGTCCCAGGTAGGAAGAAAGCCGCTCGCATACGGCCTGGACGGTCGTGCCCCGGAGCGAAAAGCACTTGCTTCGGGAAGCTGTCCCCCGCACCAGGGTAATGGCCGACTTC
It includes:
- a CDS encoding HEPN domain-containing protein; translation: MMDDAVSWGDFARYRLAKAREKLKAAEVLLANGLEADAISRAYYAMFTAARAALALKQIDRVKHSGVISAFNREFVKEGLIDRALGRMLLGAETLRREADYEERFAPPPGRASEVLAQAQRFVDAVDRLVASWPEPPGRSPS